A stretch of the Parachlamydia acanthamoebae genome encodes the following:
- the acpS gene encoding holo-ACP synthase, whose product MAILGIGNDIIEVQRIAKNIEQYGQKFLDRIFTTQEQAYCLKHRESARNFAGRFAAKEAIVKAFGTGFGAHVSWTDLEILNDASGKPHVHLSAALELQLPPNTQILISISHCKAYATAVAIWTDEAKQHSWFGL is encoded by the coding sequence ATGGCCATTCTGGGCATTGGGAATGATATTATTGAGGTTCAGCGCATTGCAAAAAATATTGAGCAATACGGTCAAAAATTTCTTGACCGTATCTTCACCACTCAAGAGCAAGCTTACTGCCTAAAACACCGAGAATCGGCACGCAATTTTGCCGGACGTTTTGCCGCTAAAGAAGCGATTGTCAAAGCATTTGGCACAGGCTTCGGCGCACATGTTTCATGGACAGATCTTGAAATTTTGAATGATGCTTCTGGAAAACCCCACGTGCATTTATCCGCAGCATTGGAGCTCCAGCTTCCACCAAACACACAAATTCTCATTTCCATTAGTCACTGCAAAGCATACGCAACAGCTGTTGCGATTTGGACGGATGAAGCCAAACAACACAGTTGGTTTGGCCTCTAA
- the menB gene encoding 1,4-dihydroxy-2-naphthoyl-CoA synthase produces the protein MPIETMLWKTVKTYEDIKFEMTEDGIGKITINRPHVRNAFRPETIMEMQEAFECCRNHPDIGVIILTGEGKDAFCSGGDQKIRGSEGYVGNDGVSRLNVLDLQKQIRSIPKPVIAMVAGYAIGGGHVLHVVCDLTIAADNAKFGQVGPKVGSFDGGLGSSYLARIVGQKKAREIWYLCRQYDAQEALDMGLVNHVVPYEELEEVTVEWCREILQHSPLALRCLKSAFNADCDGQIGLQELAGNATLLYYMSEEAQEGKNAFLEKRKPDFSQFTRLP, from the coding sequence ATGCCAATAGAAACTATGCTGTGGAAAACAGTTAAAACGTATGAAGATATTAAATTTGAAATGACGGAAGATGGAATTGGAAAAATAACCATCAACCGTCCACATGTTAGAAATGCCTTTCGTCCAGAGACCATCATGGAGATGCAAGAGGCTTTTGAATGCTGCCGTAATCATCCCGATATTGGAGTCATCATTCTGACGGGTGAAGGTAAAGATGCATTTTGCTCGGGCGGCGACCAAAAAATTCGTGGAAGCGAAGGATATGTGGGCAATGATGGAGTATCTCGCTTAAACGTGCTCGATTTACAAAAGCAAATCCGCTCAATACCAAAACCGGTCATTGCAATGGTAGCGGGTTATGCTATTGGGGGGGGACATGTTTTACATGTGGTATGTGATTTAACGATTGCTGCAGATAATGCCAAATTTGGACAAGTCGGTCCGAAAGTAGGATCATTTGACGGAGGTCTTGGAAGTAGCTATCTGGCACGAATTGTTGGACAAAAAAAAGCGCGTGAAATTTGGTATCTGTGCCGTCAGTATGATGCACAAGAAGCCTTAGATATGGGATTGGTGAATCATGTCGTTCCTTATGAAGAATTGGAAGAGGTTACAGTGGAGTGGTGTCGAGAAATTCTTCAGCATTCACCTTTAGCTTTGCGTTGCTTAAAGAGTGCTTTCAATGCAGATTGCGATGGTCAAATTGGTTTACAAGAGCTTGCTGGGAATGCGACGTTGCTCTATTACATGAGTGAAGAAGCTCAAGAAGGCAAAAATGCTTTTCTAGAGAAAAGAAAACCTGACTTTTCACAATTTACACGTCTCCCTTAA
- a CDS encoding alpha/beta fold hydrolase: protein MTISLYALHGFLGLPSDWDTFKSLKQATHLHRVNLFDHAFYVKGKGFKSWAESFNAHIREKYQTSERVLLGYSLGSRLAMHALLASPTLWSAAILVAGNLGLHSENERTSRREADLRWAEDFKVGQWEDLLLKWNAQSAFGGFPSHFRRNEEAFSREQLVDALMTWSLSNQDNLKAQIQSLNIPILWIVGEMDVKYVLMAQTLNLKHPKSIVLTISEAAHRVPWERPVEFESHVVNFLKTL from the coding sequence ATGACGATTTCACTTTATGCTTTGCACGGTTTTTTGGGGCTTCCTTCTGACTGGGATACCTTTAAGTCTTTAAAGCAAGCAACCCACTTGCACCGAGTAAATCTTTTTGATCACGCTTTTTACGTAAAAGGAAAAGGATTTAAAAGTTGGGCAGAATCGTTTAATGCGCATATTCGGGAGAAATATCAAACTTCGGAACGCGTTCTTCTGGGATACTCTTTGGGTTCTCGCTTAGCCATGCATGCTCTCTTAGCATCTCCGACCCTGTGGTCGGCAGCTATTTTAGTCGCAGGCAATTTAGGTTTGCACAGTGAAAATGAAAGAACGAGTCGAAGAGAAGCGGATTTGCGTTGGGCCGAAGATTTTAAGGTAGGACAATGGGAAGATTTACTACTCAAATGGAATGCTCAGTCTGCTTTCGGAGGCTTTCCTTCCCATTTTAGAAGAAACGAAGAAGCATTTTCTCGTGAACAGCTCGTAGATGCTCTGATGACTTGGTCTCTAAGCAATCAGGACAATTTGAAAGCTCAAATTCAATCCCTGAATATACCGATATTGTGGATTGTTGGAGAAATGGACGTTAAATATGTGCTCATGGCTCAAACACTGAACTTAAAGCATCCCAAATCGATAGTTTTGACTATTTCTGAGGCTGCCCATCGTGTTCCCTGGGAAAGGCCTGTAGAATTTGAATCACATGTCGTCAATTTTTTAAAAACATTATAA
- the trxB gene encoding thioredoxin-disulfide reductase, with protein MNKAKIVIIGSGPAGYTAAIYAARANLQPVLFEGFYSGVAGGQLMTTTEVENYPGFPQGITGPALMDSFRKQALRFNTTLLSEDVESVDFSQHPYVVRGTKTTYHADAVIISTGASANRLDIPGANEGEFWQKGVTACAVCDGAMPIFRNKDLYVIGGGDSAIEEALYLTKFGSKVYIVHRRDELRASKIMQQRAKNHSKVEILWSSVIERIEGDDIVRHVILKDLKTNQETKREAGGVFFAVGHTPNTAFLKNQVDLHDNGYIKVNPGTCQTSKELVFACGDVQDHVYRQAITAAGSGCMAAIEAERELSAREHI; from the coding sequence ATGAACAAAGCAAAAATTGTAATCATTGGCTCGGGTCCTGCTGGATATACTGCAGCCATTTATGCTGCCCGTGCAAATCTACAACCCGTTCTATTTGAAGGGTTCTATTCTGGTGTTGCGGGAGGGCAATTGATGACGACGACTGAAGTCGAGAATTATCCTGGATTTCCTCAAGGCATTACAGGCCCTGCTTTAATGGACAGTTTTAGGAAACAAGCACTTCGGTTTAATACGACTTTATTAAGTGAAGACGTCGAATCTGTTGATTTTAGTCAACATCCTTACGTCGTGCGTGGAACAAAAACGACTTATCATGCGGACGCTGTCATTATTTCAACTGGTGCTAGCGCCAATCGCTTAGATATTCCCGGTGCTAATGAAGGGGAATTTTGGCAAAAGGGCGTCACAGCTTGTGCGGTATGTGATGGAGCAATGCCTATTTTTAGAAATAAGGACTTGTATGTGATCGGTGGGGGAGATTCTGCGATTGAAGAAGCCTTATATCTGACAAAATTTGGAAGTAAAGTGTACATCGTGCATAGACGTGACGAATTGCGTGCTTCCAAAATCATGCAACAGCGCGCAAAAAATCATTCGAAAGTTGAAATCCTTTGGAGTAGTGTCATTGAGCGCATTGAGGGTGATGATATCGTTAGGCATGTCATTTTAAAAGATTTAAAAACGAATCAAGAAACTAAGCGAGAAGCTGGTGGCGTTTTTTTTGCTGTCGGGCACACTCCCAATACAGCCTTTTTAAAGAATCAAGTCGATCTTCATGACAACGGCTATATCAAAGTGAATCCAGGAACTTGCCAAACGAGCAAGGAACTTGTTTTTGCGTGTGGAGATGTGCAAGATCATGTGTATCGACAAGCGATTACAGCTGCCGGATCAGGTTGTATGGCTGCCATTGAAGCAGAGAGAGAACTTTCAGCACGGGAGCATATCTAA
- the menD gene encoding 2-succinyl-5-enolpyruvyl-6-hydroxy-3-cyclohexene-1-carboxylic-acid synthase, which yields MSKILALSVLEEAIKKGVREFCVCAGSRNADFVKILNQAIGVQVYSWFEERSAGYFALGRSKQTGRPVGVITTSGTAAGELLPAMMEGYYSGLPLLAITADRPRRLRGTGAPQTVEQVGLYGPYAVFSEDLADGERCHLKRWDLRAPAHVNICFEDPSGTASEEAEVVDFRHYEEELLQASYLPENPLNRALLDQFFMVSKKPLVVVSALKTVDQDVVADFLVQLGAPCYLEGISGLRENPKLQHLRITRTERLWKYAEKADYEIDGILRIGGIPTIRLWRDLEDQKQHVHVCSISELPFSGLNRGVHIQTSLKSFFANYDVLVSFDRAARNWIDADRQYQLAFQALCAEEPCAEPAMIASFSRLLPRHSRMYLGNSLPIREWDMAAINEYRDIRVEANRGVSGIEGQISTFLGWCIPNTPQFALLGDLTTLYDLAGPWILHQLQNVSAQIIVINNHGGKIFSRMYKEDIFLNGHQLSFQHFASFWNIPYMLWEEIPTQLDPQGHALIELRPDHDATTRFWKKLETL from the coding sequence ATGAGCAAAATTCTAGCTTTAAGTGTCCTTGAAGAGGCGATTAAAAAAGGGGTGCGAGAATTTTGTGTTTGTGCAGGTTCTCGAAATGCGGATTTCGTCAAAATATTAAACCAAGCAATTGGTGTACAGGTTTACTCATGGTTTGAAGAAAGATCTGCCGGGTATTTTGCTTTAGGAAGAAGCAAGCAAACCGGACGTCCTGTCGGCGTGATTACAACTTCAGGTACTGCTGCGGGGGAATTGTTACCAGCTATGATGGAAGGATATTACTCGGGTTTGCCTTTACTGGCTATTACAGCTGACCGGCCACGTCGATTAAGAGGGACTGGAGCTCCTCAAACAGTTGAACAAGTGGGGCTATATGGTCCTTATGCCGTATTTTCTGAAGATCTTGCAGACGGAGAAAGATGCCATCTTAAAAGGTGGGATTTAAGGGCACCGGCACATGTCAATATTTGCTTTGAAGATCCGAGTGGAACAGCTTCCGAAGAAGCTGAGGTGGTGGACTTTCGTCATTATGAAGAAGAGCTTTTGCAAGCTTCATACCTACCTGAAAATCCTTTGAATAGGGCTTTATTAGATCAATTTTTTATGGTGTCTAAAAAACCTCTAGTTGTGGTGAGCGCTTTAAAGACAGTAGATCAAGACGTTGTCGCCGATTTTCTAGTGCAATTGGGGGCCCCTTGCTACTTAGAAGGAATCTCTGGATTACGAGAAAATCCCAAGTTACAGCATCTTCGTATTACACGGACGGAAAGATTATGGAAATACGCAGAAAAAGCGGATTATGAAATTGATGGAATTTTGCGCATTGGAGGGATTCCGACAATTCGATTGTGGCGTGATCTAGAAGATCAAAAACAACATGTGCATGTTTGTTCTATCAGTGAATTGCCATTTTCGGGCCTTAACCGTGGTGTGCATATTCAAACATCTTTAAAATCTTTTTTCGCAAACTATGATGTCTTAGTTTCTTTTGATCGAGCAGCTCGAAATTGGATTGATGCAGATCGGCAATATCAATTGGCTTTTCAAGCCCTGTGTGCAGAAGAACCGTGTGCAGAGCCTGCGATGATTGCCTCTTTTTCTCGCTTACTGCCGCGTCATTCCAGAATGTACCTTGGAAATAGTTTGCCTATTCGTGAATGGGATATGGCGGCTATCAATGAATACCGTGATATTCGTGTAGAGGCGAATAGGGGCGTAAGCGGAATTGAAGGGCAGATTTCAACATTTTTGGGATGGTGCATCCCAAATACACCTCAATTTGCTTTGCTAGGAGACTTGACCACGTTGTACGATTTGGCGGGTCCTTGGATTTTACATCAATTGCAAAATGTTTCTGCTCAAATCATTGTGATTAATAATCATGGGGGTAAAATCTTTTCACGTATGTATAAAGAAGATATTTTTTTAAATGGGCATCAACTTTCTTTCCAACATTTTGCTTCATTTTGGAATATACCTTACATGCTTTGGGAGGAAATTCCCACTCAATTAGATCCTCAGGGCCATGCCTTGATTGAATTGCGTCCAGATCATGATGCGACAACTCGATTTTGGAAAAAACTGGAAACCCTGTGA
- the menA gene encoding 1,4-dihydroxy-2-naphthoate octaprenyltransferase: MSSKNLAAQLEQMRPWILTARPKTLVASFVPMFVGTSLAVGVTKSFDGWIAFFALLSAIFIQTGTNLVNDALDFQKGADNETRLGPVRVTQLGLLTSQQILWAGLLSFFLALLVGIPLVLKGGSILLLTLMVSAICGYLYTGGPFPLAYTGLGDLFVVIFFGWVGTCAAFYLQTGYLSVLALLAGTQVGFHSTVMIAINNLRDVVGDAKVNKRTLAVRFGKAFVRKEIIFLVFCPFILNLGWVIAGFYVAAILPLILLPLAARLIQDVWKTEPSSVYNGFLARGALLHLLFGTLQGIGLLLS; the protein is encoded by the coding sequence ATGTCTAGTAAAAATTTGGCTGCGCAACTGGAACAGATGCGTCCTTGGATTTTGACGGCACGTCCTAAAACCTTGGTGGCATCCTTTGTTCCGATGTTTGTTGGCACATCTTTAGCTGTAGGGGTGACAAAATCTTTTGATGGGTGGATCGCTTTTTTTGCCCTTCTATCTGCAATTTTTATTCAAACAGGAACAAATCTCGTAAATGATGCGTTAGATTTTCAAAAGGGTGCAGATAATGAAACTCGTTTAGGTCCTGTGCGGGTCACACAATTGGGGTTATTAACCTCTCAACAAATTTTATGGGCGGGATTATTGAGCTTTTTTTTAGCTCTTCTTGTGGGGATCCCTTTGGTTTTAAAAGGAGGCTCTATCCTTTTGCTAACACTGATGGTTTCAGCCATTTGTGGTTATTTGTACACGGGAGGTCCATTTCCTTTGGCTTATACAGGATTGGGGGATTTGTTTGTGGTCATCTTCTTTGGATGGGTGGGAACTTGTGCTGCCTTTTATCTGCAAACTGGGTATTTAAGTGTGCTAGCTTTGCTTGCCGGAACTCAAGTCGGATTCCATTCTACGGTGATGATTGCGATCAACAACTTGCGAGATGTTGTGGGTGATGCCAAAGTCAATAAACGGACATTAGCTGTTCGATTTGGAAAAGCATTCGTCCGAAAAGAGATTATTTTTTTGGTTTTTTGTCCGTTTATTTTGAATCTTGGGTGGGTAATTGCAGGATTTTACGTGGCAGCGATTTTGCCTTTGATTCTGTTGCCATTGGCCGCCCGTCTTATTCAGGATGTCTGGAAGACAGAACCTAGTTCTGTCTATAATGGATTTTTAGCCCGAGGAGCTTTGCTGCATTTGCTTTTTGGCACGCTCCAAGGAATCGGATTACTTTTATCTTAA
- a CDS encoding chorismate-binding protein, producing MGFDQCDAFLKNGTIMSNENGNFLLGYGARTWLSSPCSSSPCFYFPDFFLELASPWFKHAYWEERSYEELKEFLEPIESTISEWQNRDQTYFMNGFEDLKNKFQQGKMEKAVPYAFEFSNSTMTREKLQRSLNRLLHYSHAQPVNVYGFWDQHSGILGATPEVLFKMQRQEKNMLYTHACAGTRGRSDIDNLFDCKELHEHDVVVQGIVESLSSLGKIHIGELKALHLPFLSHLITPIEVELDVSEDFEKIVRRLHPTPALGGFPKNESLEWIKNYKTTVERGRFGAPAGYIYANVANCFVSIRNVQWNAEQMMIGAGCGVVAESQMRNEWNEINLKMQSIKEMLGI from the coding sequence ATGGGATTTGATCAATGTGACGCCTTTTTAAAGAACGGAACCATCATGAGTAACGAGAATGGTAATTTTTTGCTTGGCTATGGGGCGCGTACCTGGCTAAGCTCACCTTGTTCCTCTTCGCCTTGTTTTTATTTTCCTGACTTTTTTTTAGAACTCGCATCTCCCTGGTTTAAGCATGCCTATTGGGAGGAGAGATCCTATGAGGAATTGAAAGAGTTTTTAGAACCCATTGAGTCGACTATCTCTGAGTGGCAGAATCGGGATCAAACCTATTTTATGAATGGTTTTGAGGATCTAAAAAATAAATTTCAACAGGGCAAAATGGAAAAGGCTGTTCCCTATGCTTTTGAATTCTCAAATTCGACGATGACGCGTGAAAAGTTGCAGAGATCATTGAATCGTTTATTGCACTATTCTCACGCTCAACCGGTGAATGTGTACGGATTTTGGGATCAACATTCCGGAATTTTAGGCGCAACGCCTGAGGTCCTATTCAAAATGCAGCGACAAGAAAAAAATATGCTTTATACGCATGCTTGTGCGGGTACAAGAGGGCGTTCAGATATAGATAACTTATTTGATTGCAAGGAATTGCATGAACATGATGTTGTTGTCCAAGGGATTGTTGAATCTTTGTCTTCTCTAGGAAAGATTCATATTGGAGAATTAAAAGCTTTACACCTGCCTTTTTTATCGCATTTAATCACTCCGATCGAAGTTGAATTGGATGTTTCAGAAGATTTTGAGAAAATTGTGCGCAGACTGCATCCTACTCCTGCCTTGGGTGGTTTTCCAAAAAACGAAAGCTTAGAGTGGATAAAAAATTACAAAACAACTGTGGAAAGGGGCCGCTTTGGGGCTCCAGCAGGGTATATTTACGCAAACGTGGCAAACTGTTTTGTTTCCATTCGCAATGTTCAATGGAACGCAGAACAGATGATGATAGGAGCTGGTTGCGGGGTGGTTGCAGAGAGCCAAATGCGTAACGAATGGAATGAGATCAATTTAAAAATGCAATCAATTAAGGAAATGCTTGGAATATGA
- a CDS encoding sodium/proline symporter: MDLYALSAFLTYFVILAAIGVVAHQRLRTSADFILGNRSLNFWLTALSAHASDMSAWLFMALPAAIMLGGLSQSWIAFGLLLGMFLNWQYIAKKLRQETEKYNSFTLSSYFESRFNDRSGIIRLLTASMALIFLTCYLSAGMIAMGRLFESVFGIDYYVGLTIAMFVVVFYTSFGGFTTIAWIDLFQALFLLFIIVLVPIMAYLQLPNGLETIAQAAAAQDIHLGFFHKNSTESYFSIIFLVLGWGLGYFGMPHILTKFMGIRNPEEINKSKYLGMSWQIIALAGSVAIGFIAIGFFNDPLDNSELVFIDIVQSLFNPFTASFIICAILAANMSTMDSQILVCGSILSEDLYKHMFRSHASSKELLLVSRIGVVVISLISLSIAFSNNSSILDTVLYAWSGLGCSFGPLVLAALYSKHANRQGAIAGIIFGGVTAGTWPLINRHLFELPVPPMVPGFAASLLSIALFSYLTAKPALTEVNEKP; the protein is encoded by the coding sequence ATGGACTTATACGCTTTATCCGCCTTTCTTACCTACTTCGTCATTCTTGCTGCAATCGGTGTGGTCGCACACCAAAGGCTGCGAACCTCTGCTGACTTTATTTTAGGCAATCGCTCTTTAAACTTTTGGTTAACCGCCTTATCTGCACATGCCAGTGATATGAGTGCGTGGCTTTTTATGGCACTGCCCGCGGCCATTATGCTTGGCGGTTTATCTCAATCCTGGATTGCATTTGGACTTTTACTTGGAATGTTTTTAAATTGGCAGTATATCGCCAAAAAATTACGCCAAGAAACGGAAAAATATAATAGCTTTACGTTATCGAGTTACTTTGAAAGTCGCTTTAATGATCGCAGTGGAATTATCCGTCTTCTCACAGCCTCTATGGCTTTGATCTTCCTGACATGCTATTTATCGGCAGGAATGATCGCTATGGGCCGTTTATTTGAATCCGTTTTTGGAATTGATTATTACGTTGGCTTGACCATTGCGATGTTCGTGGTTGTCTTTTATACATCCTTTGGTGGCTTTACAACCATTGCATGGATTGATCTTTTTCAAGCTTTATTCTTGCTCTTCATCATCGTACTTGTTCCGATCATGGCATATTTACAATTACCGAATGGACTAGAAACGATCGCTCAGGCAGCAGCTGCTCAAGATATTCATTTAGGTTTCTTTCATAAAAATTCGACGGAATCTTATTTCAGCATTATTTTTCTCGTTTTAGGCTGGGGATTAGGATACTTTGGAATGCCTCATATCTTAACTAAATTTATGGGAATTAGAAATCCTGAAGAAATCAATAAATCCAAATATTTAGGAATGTCTTGGCAAATTATCGCCCTGGCCGGTTCTGTTGCAATTGGATTTATCGCCATCGGCTTTTTTAATGATCCATTAGACAATTCTGAGCTTGTGTTTATTGACATTGTGCAAAGCTTATTTAATCCATTTACAGCCTCTTTTATTATCTGCGCCATCCTAGCGGCTAATATGTCCACAATGGACTCTCAAATCTTGGTTTGTGGTTCAATTCTGAGTGAAGATCTCTATAAGCACATGTTCCGTTCACACGCATCTTCGAAAGAACTGTTACTTGTTTCAAGAATAGGAGTCGTCGTCATTTCTCTTATTTCTTTGAGCATTGCATTTAGCAATAACTCATCGATTCTCGACACAGTATTATATGCATGGTCTGGATTAGGATGCTCTTTTGGGCCGCTTGTTTTAGCCGCATTGTATTCGAAGCATGCGAATAGACAGGGAGCTATTGCAGGAATCATATTTGGAGGTGTCACGGCAGGAACATGGCCTTTAATCAATCGCCATTTATTTGAGCTCCCTGTTCCTCCCATGGTCCCAGGATTCGCCGCCAGCTTACTAAGCATCGCACTCTTTTCGTACCTGACAGCAAAACCTGCTCTTACAGAAGTGAATGAAAAGCCTTAA